One genomic segment of Linepithema humile isolate Giens D197 chromosome 5, Lhum_UNIL_v1.0, whole genome shotgun sequence includes these proteins:
- the heca gene encoding headcase protein isoform X4: MSKSHPSTMEDEGNHGNDDTRCFILSTLAALQWSRVTCVLCRAAMLVFDRYPLVDGTFFLSPRQHSPACAEVKVEGRTQFLSAVCMSCLEGSGGQPVRCRFCTQPWDGSSLVLGTMYSYDIFAAMPCCSERLKCNSCQKPLIYPHQRLNFYSDYSRVFACPHCRAVDAHFVKPLSACFTREQFQLYSQWP, translated from the exons ATGGAAGACGAAGGCAATCACGGTAACGATGATACCAGATGCTTCATCCTGTCGACATTGGCCGCCCTACAGTGGTCTAGAGTTACGTGCGTTCTTTGCCGCGCTGCTATGCTGGTCTTTGATAGGTATCCGTTGGTGGACGGCACATTCTTCTTGTCACCCAGACAACACTCGCCCGCTTGTGCTGAG GTGAAGGTCGAAGGTCGCACGCAATTTTTGTCAGCCGTGTGCATGAGCTGTTTGGAGGGCAGCGGCGGACAACCCGTACGCTGTCGTTTCTGTACTCAACCGTGGGACGGTTCGAGCTTGGTCCTCGGCACTATGTACAGTTACGATATCTTCGCTGCCATGCCTTGCTGCAGCGAGCGACTCAAG TGCAACAGCTGCCAGAAACCCCTGATCTACCCTCATCAGCGGCTGAACTTCTACTCGGACTACAGCCGCGTCTTCGCCTGCCCGCACTGCAGGGCGGTCGACGCCCACTTCGTGAAGCCACTCTCGGCTTGCTTCACCCGCGAGCAATTTCAGCTCTACAGCCAGTGGCCGTAA